The proteins below come from a single Mustela nigripes isolate SB6536 chromosome 14, MUSNIG.SB6536, whole genome shotgun sequence genomic window:
- the SLC2A1 gene encoding solute carrier family 2, facilitated glucose transporter member 1, whose amino-acid sequence MEPSSKKLTGRLMLAVGGAVLGSLQFGYNTGVINAPQKVIEEFYNQTWFHRYGESISSTTLTTLWSLSVAIFSVGGMIGSFSVGLFVNRFGRRNSMLMMNLLAFVSSVLMGFSKLSKSFEMLILGRFIIGVYCGLTTGFVPMYVGEVSPTALRGALGTLHQLGIVVGILIAQVFGLDSIMGNEDLWPLLLSVIFIPALVQCVLLPFCPESPRFLLINRNEENRAKSVLKKLRGTADVTRDLQEMKEESRQMMREKKVTILELFRSPAYRQPILIAVVLQLSQQLSGINAVFYYSTSIFEKAGVQQPVYATIGSGIVNTAFTVVSLFVVERAGRRTLHLIGLAGMAGCAVLMTIALALLEQLPWMSYLSIVAIFGFVAFFEVGPGPIPWFIVAELFSQGPRPAAIAVAGFSNWTSNFIVGMCFQYVEQLCGPYVFIIFTVLLVLFFIFTYFKVPETKGRTFDEIASGFRQGGASQSDKTPEELFHPLGADSQV is encoded by the exons GTGATCGAGGAGTTCTACAACCAGACATGGTTCCACCGCTATGGGGAGAGCATCTCGTCGACCACACTCACCACCCTGTGGTCCCTCTCTGTGGCCATTTTCTCTGTAGGAGGCATGATTGGCTCCTTCTCTGTGGGCCTTTTTGTTAACCGCTTTGGCAG GCGGAACTCCATGCTGATGATGAACCTGCTGGCCTTTGTGTCCTCTGTGCTCATGGGCTTCTCGAAACTGAGCAAGTCCTTTGAGATGCTCATCCTGGGCCGCTTCATCATTGGTGTGTACTGTGGCCTGACCACAGGCTTCGTGCCCATGTACGTGGGGGAGGTGTCCCCTACGGCCCTCCGCGGGGCCCTGGGCACCCTGCACCAGCTGGGCATCGTCGTCGGCATCCTGATTGCCCAG GTGTTCGGCCTGGACTCCATCATGGGCAACGAGGACCTGTGGCCCCTGCTGCTGAGCGTCATCTTCATCCCAGCCCTGGTGCAGTGCgtcctgcttcccttctgccccGAGAGCCCCCGCTTCCTGCTCATCAACCGCAACGAGGAGAACCGGGCCAAGAGTG TGCTGAAGAAGCTGCGCGGGACGGCTGATGTGACCCGCGACCTGCAGGAGATGAAGGAGGAGAGTCGGCAGATGATGCGGGAGAAGAAGGTCACCATCCTGGAGCTGTTCCGCTCGCCCGCCTACCGCCAGCCCATCCTCATCGCCGTGGTGCTGCAGCTGTCCCAGCAGCTGTCGGGCATCAATGCT GTGTTCTATTACTCCACGAGCATCTTCGAGAAGGCGGGGGTGCAGCAGCCTGTGTATGCCACCATCGGCTCCGGCATCGTCAACACAGCCTTCACTGTCGTGTCG CTGTTCGTGGTGGAGCGAGCTGGCCGGCGGACCCTGCACCTCATTGGCCTGGCCGGCATGGCGGGCTGTGCCGTGCTCATGACCATCGCGCTGGCGTTGCTG GAACAGCTGCCCTGGATGTCCTATCTCAGCATCGTGGCCATCTTTGGCTTTGTGGCCTTCTTTGAAGTGGGCCCTGGTCCCATCCCGTGGTTCATTGTGGCTGAACTCTTCAGCCAGGGTCCTCGCCCAGCTGCCATTGCTGTTGCTGGCTTCTCCAACTGGACCTCAAATTTCATTGTGGGCATGTGCTTTCAGTATGTCGAG CAACTGTGTGGGCCGTATGTCTTCATCATCTTCACTGTGCTCCTGgttctcttcttcatcttcacCTACTTCAAAGTTCCTGAGACGAAAGGCCGGACCTTTGACGAGATTGCTTCTGGTTTCCGGCAGGGGGGAGCCAGCCAAAGTGACAAGACGCCCGAGGAGCTCTTCCACCCCCTGGGGGCTGATTCCCAAGTGTGA